A stretch of the Panicum virgatum strain AP13 chromosome 9N, P.virgatum_v5, whole genome shotgun sequence genome encodes the following:
- the LOC120688925 gene encoding BTB/POZ and MATH domain-containing protein 1-like, with the protein MPSSTVGGGGKPSRSSSAIVADTSSGYHILRIDGYSRTKGLPTGERLVSRPFIVGGHRWCICYYPNGQSSQYADCISLFVAIVGTATKAVKAQIQFRFIDEVEVGEEGPSLTSEEVNFEGSIGWGNGDFIKRQELETSKHLRDDSFTVRDKENLGCDIVVINEFRTEGTADAATPAFVTVPSSNLHQHLGDLLLTEKGADVVFDVGGVTFAAHRCVLATRSPVFSAELFGTMKESDAAGVVRVDEMEARVFKALLYFVYTDLFPEPRKGEEEEDVVCQHLLVAADRYNLERLKLMCEDRLCKYVDVGTVATILTLAEQHYCPGLKKACFEFLSSGANLRAVAAGEGFKHLSRSCPSIMEELVVMLGK; encoded by the exons ATGCCCTCGTCtacggtcggcggcggcgggaagccGTCGCGGTCCTCCTCGGCCATCGTCGCCGACACCTCGAGCGGGTACCACATCCTCAGGATCGACGGCTACTCCCGCACCAAGGGCCTCCCTACCGGGGAGCGCCTCGTGTCCCGGCCTTTCATCGTGGGCGGGCATCGCTGGTGCATCTGCTACTACCCCAACGGCCAATCGTCGCAGTACGCGGATTGCATATCCCTTTTTGTCGCTATTGTTGGAACTGCCACCAAGGCAGTGAAAGCACAGATCCAATTCCGTTTCATCGACGAAGTGGAGGTCGGGGAGGAGGGGCCGTCTTTGACATCGGAAGAAGTGAACTTCGAGGGCTCCATTGGGTGGGGGAACGGAGATTTCATAAAAAGGCAAGAGTTGGAGACATCCAAGCATCTCAGGGACGATTCTTTCACAGTGCG TGATAAGGAAAACCTTGGGTGCGATATTGTCGTCATCAACGAGTTTCGCACCGAGGGGACAGCCGATGCTGCCACCCCGGCCTTTGTTACTGTGCCCTCGTCCAACCTACATCAGCATCTTGGTGATCTCCTACTGACCGAGAAGGGTGCTGATGTGGTGTTCGATGTCGGAGGTGTGACGTTCGCAGCGCACCGGTGCGTGCTTGCAACTCGATCGCCAGTATTTAGCGCGGAGCTCTTTGGCACAATGAAGGAGAGTGACGCTGCGGGTGTTGTCCGCGTAGATGAAATGGAGGCTCGTGTGTTTAAGGCTTTGCTCTATTTCGTGTACACCGACTTGTTTCCGGAGCCGAGGaaaggagaggaagaggaagatgtCGTGTGCCAGCATCTGCTTGTTGCAGCGGACAGGTACAACTtggagaggctgaagctgatGTGTGAAGACAGGCTATGCAAGTACGTTGATGTGGGCACGGTGGCAACCATACTGACACTAGCCGAGCAGCACTACTGCCCTGGGCTGAAGAAGGCGTGCTTTGAATTTCTTAGCTCTGGTGCAAATCTGAGGGCAGTTGCAGCAGGTGAAGGCTTCAAGCATCTAAGCAGAAGCTGCCCATCTATTATGGAGGAGTTGGTTGTCATGCTCGGCAAGTGA